Genomic segment of Colius striatus isolate bColStr4 unplaced genomic scaffold, bColStr4.1.hap1 scaffold_46, whole genome shotgun sequence:
attagtagactggaaatcccaccgattaaagtccaaatttctgaaccccacatacctgtgagggtaaagcaatatcccatatccctagaaggacggagaggattaaaaccagaaattgatcggttattagcacaaggaatcttagagccttgtatgtcaccctttaacacccccattcttcctgtaaagaaacctaatgggaaatatcggctcgtacatgatttaagggaaataaataaaagagctatcacccggttccctgtagtagcaaatccatacacaTTGCTAAGCAAGTTAGAACCTcataactcctggtatagtgtgattgattcaaaggatgccttttgggcctgtccactggcagaagaatgctgtgattattttgcctttgaatgggaagacatagaaacaggccgtAAACAGCAATTAAGATGTACCGTGCTCCCTTACGGGTTCACTGAGTCCCCTAATTtgtttggacaggccctggaagagctcttaaaagaataccAGGTACAAACGGGAAATGTActgttacaatatgtagatgatctgcctatagcagggaataataaggaagatgtaagaaaagaaagcattcgattcctaaactttcttgcacaaaagggaactAAGCCAAACACCGGTTTTAAACCTACCAGATTTAAAGCggccattccatttatttgttaacacacatgaaggaacagcattcggagtattaactcaggaatgggccggacaaaagaaaccggtggcatacctatcaaagctgttagacgctgtgagcaggggttggccgagctgcttacaaatcattgttgctgctgccttattacttgaagaaacaaatcgtattacctttaatggagaagttgtcttatatgctccacataacatcagaggagtgttgcaataaaaagcagaaaaatggcttacagatagccgattattaaagtatgagggaatacttatagaatcccctaaactatctttaaaaactattggGGCAGTTAATCCCGCtgaatttttgtacccaggagaagataatgaactgttacacaattgttttcaaacaattgaatAGCAGACACATATTAGGccagacttagaagaagaagaactataatatggagaagtattatttatagatgggtcatcacgaatagtggaaggtaaacgattgtccggatatgccatcgttaagttggaaaaaggagagtttaagataatagaatcaggccccctgagtgccagctggtcGGCTCAAGCCTGTGAGCTATATGCATTGTGGAAAGCGTTAGTGTCACTGGAGGGTGAACCCTGGCAGCACTCCACCGGCCCTCCACTAGTCCCCCCCAAGCCTCGGCTgtggtggggtgctgggagagcatgGAGGAGGTCAGGCCCCGCTTGTGCCCCaaccctgctcctcttccccctggaagaagtgtttttggagggggcagctggatcatagctgttggcagcagtggcGGTATCTGGAGCTGTACGGCCGGGTCAcggtgcagagcccctgggtgctgccctgaggattgttttggctgccgtggggatgcccaggcacagccctgcctgcctcccctggctgccagcctggggctgtgcaaggTTTCCTGCCCCGCCCCCCGAGCTGGTCCTGCTCGCCCTGGCATGAGGATAGgacttgctgttgctgctgcccactcttccccccaccccccagcaatGCCGTCCCAGCCGCACTGCAGCGGGGAACACAGAGCgctgggaaatgtgaaaaggaggaaaaagacggaactatatatacagacgctatgcgttcggagtagtacacacttttggaaaaatatgggatgaaagaggatttgttaactcgcagggaaaagaattgatacacccggaattgattcagcgagttctgggggcattaaaaatgccgaataaaatagcagttgtacatataaagggacaccagcgaggtacaagttatcaagtcaggggaaataatgccgccgatacagaagcaaaacgagtggcaggcaattataatacgattttgactatgcacacagcagcctgcgagacctgtcaaaaggttaatcgaaataacatgagacaaaaaccccttgggggacgttccccagcatacagacccttctcacacatacaagtggattttactgaactacctagggttggactttacaaatatttattagtaatggtggatcatttaacacattaatgttttaattcgagattgtgtgattaatgactatgtttcgcaattagcagaacaccgtaacaagctttgggagcagggactgattgTGCAACAACCCCtgttggacttaaaaaaaaattcataatgtcaagcctggagattggatattgattaaagtgtggaaggaagaaactctaagacccagctgggagggatcttatcttgttttgcttacaacagaaacggctgtctggactgctgagcatggatggactcatgccaatcgcattaaaggcccaataacgagaccccactggaaagtaatcagtactccaagtgacaccaagataaccctgaaaagataacgtaatgatagagactttatttcattattttgctgcgttaccttttggtataaagtgtattgtcatttatatttgcaataattatttctttgtttatctattatatggaagcgtacaaagtgtgctgaagggaattgctaaactcatacaaccacaccatattgaatatagaaaatatactgatgtaaataatatatatatatatatatatatactctagatataagaattaggtgtaatgatttaaattgcaattggtatccatttgcttgttttaggtgcaaggtatgccaggataaatggtgaatgtggataccctccaataggagtttgcacacagtgttgggaAACCACTCCAACGAACCAATCCCCTTTGTAGTTGAAATCctgactataaagaaaagtgctaactgtgtcttgctttgtcccattaaagcctgtgtaaataggtaaaaggccctgaaacagctgtctcctgaagaattcccttgctgccgagaagatggtacaccccgtggctcgaagcaaccgagtcgacgggcgaggcagaggaggaacaaactgtggagaaaagaaccaaaacaatgggacgcaaaagcaaccatggtcgaacttccctaggactggtaaaattatacttaaattggtaaaattgacaaataccgtttttcctggtatactggtggttttgctattgatactaactcaagcaaatgggaacccccatgagccaatgctctggaaattatataacttacaggaaagtaagcttatacaaaatcgaagcagttcggaaggaaattggaattttactgtatctttattttcgctaataccttttgaagcaatgggatgtcatccaagaaactgtttaaatttgggttacacccaagcgcaatgcaaggcatggtacatatgtccagcctcaaaccctggaaaaagttattgtaattacccgggacattattattgtggttattggggttgtgagacaatagcttcagattggaaaacaacaggagatagatatatagacatcacttggggacctcctggatgtaagaaaccacaacacagatatgaCAAATGGGCTATCCCGACACCAGGAACTAAATGGGTTAGTTCAGACATCGGAATAACACCATGTCTAAACTTCGGAAAAGGTTAAATCAACGTAAAAAGGATCGTGAGGTGGGCAGATCATGGTATAAAAATTGGTTTaacgtttcaccctggctaaTCACTTTATTGTTTGCCTTAGCAGGACCgcttattatgttgattctgggaCTTATATTTGaaccatgcatattacgctatattttacattttattaaggagcggtttgacatagctaaactactcattctaactacggagagctgagacagattataaaagtatacctactaatgaagatgaagataacGAAGACTGTTGTGAATGCGATATGCCGCGTGAAAACTATGATTATAATTGTAAGGtattgtaattgtaaggtattatcttgtgagtgttatgatacatgttgggattgtggaaaaagtttgcctgcagtgtcgaaaatgaaaatagcgtctaataaacaataataggataaaagaaaaaaaggggggattgtaagaaactatgaattagggtattgtttattaaaatttatgttaagctcaatgtaaaggttaagcgacaaaagaaaggaaagtacttatgcgaacagctgcaggacatcactcatgtgagataagataactgcaattgccttcacataccagacaccatttgtgtaaacaggagagatactgctcaaggatgactacaagatgttctaagggactggcgaagagaagaaaaacaactctatctaagtgagggatcaattataaaacaaagaaggaaaacttcttactcagcaagcaccgaaagacagaaaaaagacccctcacagtaactgaagcatgcgcagagcagttctcctactttacggccacggatgcaaaatgtataaaaaaggactgtttaaactaatcagtacggcagttggcggagcgcagactcccctgtcatccagcgctgtctttgctcttattctacttgctacaattaataaaattataattggcttatgatccattgtggtctcaatttatgacagaACTGTACGAAAGTTTTTACTTCTGACTCCCCAGAGAGTCAGATAGGTTTAGTCCCTGttagagttctgctgaaatgggggtgtgaatgtcggggatacaatcatacgattaaagacaaaataaagggagatgtacatgagaaagggatgtatggaaaaagggtcattaattgcaaatccaccacaatcagaagtccaggaaacttagtttgggttatgggtcatgggcaatggaccacccatttaccaattgatggtccagtaactcaaataacattgggagttcccacattgtgcccattttggagacaatctaaattagaaacaaggatagctcggaagacaagggaaataggtgatgatatcaaagtagaagatgagtggcatgaaccaagtgatggagtaaaATTTGACTAggctttagagtctttgtttgcCCAGGGTGCATCTTAccgtaatagggaaatgttgtataagctactgggccagactaaaagattagcagcagccaccaagaaagggtttaaggatatgaatttcagctacaggcaactagcagaatgactttgcagaatagaatggccttagatacgttgctgctgcgggaacatggggtctgtggttacctgagcaaaaggattgatcactgctgtatccatattccaaacatgacaatcgaagtagaaaaagatattttacaattgtAGGCGGTTGAAATcgaagccaaagaaattgaaaaagaagctcaacataattggataggagcaatatttgattcattggggctccaggtctctgggtggatttcctcagtcatccaatatgtaattatgtttaTTATACTattgatgataatttatatcgtttacaagtgtattttaggaaccattaccagagaaaagctcaacacctgcagattaatgaatgcgctgaccagaaatggaactggaaatgggtctcctcctccatcatataaggaaaccactacttgagacacggacaataaagacagatgatgttgagcatccttgcaagatagaagaatgctcgaaaggggggacttgttagcattactgtatatggaaagttagaagtagttaggctaaggtctgtatcaaggcctagtgagcagtgtgggatgctgatgtaacctagcagtctagggaactagtggggcatgctgagcttgtgcattcttgcttaaacaaagcaaagagattagtgaagaatgctgaacgctgaatcttgtttttctcaaagaaatcgttatctcgaatgtttacctgtttgttatctatggaaatttctggctgtggattcagataagcgttgtctcaagtaactacatgaaagagcacaacataatcctaaagtctaagaaaactggtaaacatcacgggggcCTGATGAAGtgatcatttgtggaaagtatataaactctgtgaaattttctgttagtgggggctctgactttggacactagtcctcaggtccctggggccctcaataaagcaccgcataaaacgacctcggttgttttgtgttttccttcgggaacgggcagcactCTGTCAAAATGAaaccgttttcggggtgacggaggagaggggcaacggaccccgggcttGCAGCGGGCCTTGGTTTTTCGGAATTTTgtcaggggcagcctgcgtcacaaggaagccgttgtcggggtgacggcggagagcaggaacggacccagggcccgcagcaggcgtgggtttgcaaggtttgggcgggggcggcctgtgtcacaatgaacccgttgtcgaggtgacggcggagaggtcAACGGTCCCCAGGATcgcagcgggtctgggtttgcggaatttgggtgagGGCGGCCTGCAACACAGGAAAGTCATTGTCAGGGTGATGGCCGAGAGGGGCAGCAGacccagagcccacagcaggcctgggtttgcaaggtttgggcgggggtggcctgcatcacaaggaagccgttgtcgggttgacggcggagaggggcaacggacccaaggcccgtagcaggcctgggtttgcgaaatttgggcgggggcggcctgcgtcacaatgaagccgttctcggggtgacggcgaagaggggcaagagaccctgggcccgtagcaggcctgggtttgcggaatttgcgcgggggcggcgtgcgtcacaaggaagccgttgtcggggtgacagcggacaGGGGCAACCGACTCacggcccgcagcaggcctgggttgcaaagtttgggcgggggcggcctgtatCACagtgaacccattgtcggggtgacggcggagaaggacaacagacccaaggcccacagcaggcctgggtttgcagaatttgtgcGGAGgaggcctgcgtcacaatgaagccgttctcggagtgacggtggagaggggaaaaaaacccccgacccccagcgggcctgggtttggaaggtttgggcgggggcggtctgcgtcacaatgaaactgttgtcggggttacggtgcAGAGGTGCAAAGGACCCAAGGCCCGTAGcatgcctgggtttgcggaatttggacgggggcAGCCttcgtcacaaggaagccgttttcggggtgacggcggagaggcgcaatggaccccgggcccgtagcagacctAGGTTTGCGGAATTTGTGCGGGAGCAGCTCAtctcccattggaaaaaatacaagaaagcaggaaagcagatcccagctatcttcaataccacactctttttctcctcatttcccattgaaaaaaatacatgttgtcggttaagttataccactgcgtatggaagctacaagaaagcaggaaggcagacgccagctacagtagtaagtaggtccccatgcagtctatcagccagcacggtgtcacatttgcagctgctttcgtgtggaagctatcttcaataccacactctttttctccttagatccctttgcaaaaatacatgttgtgggttgactgataccactgcgtatgggagctacaagaaagcaggaaggcagaccccagctacagtagtaagtaggtccccatgcagtctatcagccagcacggtgtcacatttgcagctgctttcgtgtggaagctatcttcaataccacactctttttctccttagctcccattgaaaaaaacacatgttgtcggttaagttataccactgtgtatgggagctaaaagaaagcaggaaggcagaccccagctacagcagtaagtaggtccccatgcagtctatcagccagcacggtgtcacatttgcagctgctttcgtgtgggagctatctttaataccacactcttcatctcctcatctcccattgaaaaaatacatgttgtcggttaagttataccactgagtatgggagctacaagaaagcaggaaggcagaccccagctagagtagtaagtaggtccccatgcagtctatcagccagcacggtgtcacatttgcagctgctttcctgtgggagctatcttcaataccacactctttttcttctcatctcccattgaaaaaatagatgttgtcggttaaattataccactgagtatgggagctacaagaaagcaggaaggcagaccccagctacagtagtaagtaggtccccatgcagtctatcagccagcacggtgtcacatttgcagctgctttcctgtgggagctatcttcaataccacactttttctgttcagctcccattgaaaaaatacattttgtctgttaagttatgccactgagtatgggagctacaagaaagcaggaaggcagaccccagctacagtagtaagtaggatcccatgcagtctagcagccagcacggtgtcacattggcagctgctttcctgtgggagctatcttcatacccactcacttggactgctcagctccctttcaaataaCACATGCCCCCTCTTAACTTACACCACAGCGTatgggagctgtggagaggCCAGGTGTGTTTAACCCCTTCCCAGCCGCGGGGATCTGAGGCTGCAGCGCAGTGGCgccagcagcctgcagtgagtCACCCCTGACCTCTGACTCCTCCTGTGACCCCCTTGTGACCCCCGGTGGCCCCAGGAACCCCCTTGACCCCTCCATGACCCATGACCCTTCATGACCCCCCTTACTCTCTGTGACCCCCATGACTCATCCAGGATCCCTTAGTGACCCCGAtgacccctccatgaccccATGACCTTTCTGTGACCCCTCATGACCCCCCCACGCCTCCTGTGACCCCACACATCCCCTATGACCCCCCTTGCCCCTGTGACCCCTCTTTGCCCTATGACCCTATGTGACCCCATgacctctccctgaccctgtGACCCCTCCGTGACCCCACCGTGACCCCATGGCCCTTCAATCACCGCACATGATCCCTCTGTGACCCCTCCTTATTGTGTGATGCCCTCATAACCCCCCATTGCCCCATGACCCTACATGACCCCACGACCTCCCCTTGATCCCGTGACCCTGCAATGACCCCGTGACCTCCCGAtgacccctccatgaccccTCTGTGAGCCCTCATGACCTCCTTTTGCCCCTTTCACCCCTCCTTGCCCCATGGCCTTACGTGACCCCACGACATCCCCTTGACCCTGTGACCTCCCTGTGACCCCACCGTGACCCCGTGACCCCCCGTTTACCCCGTGACCCCGTGGTGACCCCCTGACCCCTCTAGCTGCCCCATGCTTTTGGTGGTCGGTCAGAACTCCCCCGACGAAGACGCCGTGGTGAGTTTTGGGTGGGGTTGGGGGGTGGGGTCGTGGCCACGTGCTGGGACCCCTCCATTACCCCGTTAAGCCCCGCCCTCTCCCCTttgcccctcccccccccaggTGGAGTGTATTGTCAAGCTCGACCCTACCCAAACTCCCTTCCTCAAGGTGACCTTTGACCTCTGACCCCAGGCACTCCCAGTGCCTtccagtgacccccaaacccgtcccagtgactcccagtaacccccaaaccccctcccagtaactcccagttacccAAAATCCATTCCCAatgactcccagtaactcccagtgacccccaaaccccctcccagtatctctcagtgagtcccagtaactcccagttacccccaaccccctccagtgtctcccagtgactcccagtaactcccagtagctcccagtcacccccagctcccctcccagctcctcccagtgacccccaaaacctctcccacctcttcccagtccctcccagtgaccccgaaccctctcccagtccctcccaacCCGTCCCAGTAtatcccaaaccccctcccagctcctcccagtccttcccagtaacccccaaaccccctcccagctcctcccagtcacccccaaTCCCcctttcccagtccctcccagtaactcccagtgccccctttGCCCCCCCCAGATGGCAGACGGGGGCGGCCAACCCCAACTCACCCAGGTAAAGGGGGGGGGGAATGTGGGGGGGTGGCTTACGGCGTGGGCGTGGCCTGACAGAGAAGGGGGAGTGGCCACGCCCAAGCCGCGCCCCTCCGTGATGTCacgtgcccccccccccccccccgcagccATCCAAGCTGACGGAGGCCTTCAAGTACTTTGTGCAGGGGATGGGCAACAGTGACTGGCTAATGAGCTAATTAGCGGCCTTAATTAGCGCAATTAACGAAGAGCTCATTAAGGAGGGGGTGTGGGCAATTAGGGAGGAGCTTAATTAGTTGGTTTGGGGTTAATTGCAGGGTTAATGTATGATTAGATGGCCTTAGAACCACTTTGGGGGGGTAATTAACCTCATTAATGCACTGTAGGGTGCTAATTAACATCGTTAATGATGGGGGTGGGGGTCTAATTAATGAAGAGGCAGGCTCAGCTAATCAATAAGGGTCTAATTAATTAGGTAGGAGCTTAATTAATTGCTCCTAAGTGGTTCAATAGGTGTTAAATGGATTTAGGGCTGCTTTGGGTTGCTAATTAACACCGTTAATGATGGGGGTGGGGGTCTAATTAATCAAGAGACAGGCTCAGCTAATTAATAAGGGTCTAATTAATTGGGTAGGAGGTTAACTAATTGCTCCTGGTGCTAACTAAATGGTTCATTAGGTGTTAAGTGGACTTAGGGCTGCTTTGGGTTGCTAATTAACATCGTTAATGACATTGGTTGGGGAGTAATTAATTAATAGAAACACTTGGCTAATTAATAAGGGTCTGGTTAATTAGGGAAGGAGCTTAATTAGTAGCTTCAGGGGTTAATTAAAGCCTTAGTTAATGAGTAAGGCCGCTGTGGTGTGCTAATTAACGTCACTAATTATGTGGGGGGGTCTAATTAACTAAGTGAGGGGCTTGGCTAATTAATAAGGGTCTAATTAATTAGGAGAGGAGCTTAATTAGTTGTTTCAGGGGCTAATTAATACGTTAATTAGTGATTAAAGGGGAATTAACACGCCAGCGGTGTGTTAATGGGGAGGACTTGTGGTTAATTGTGTTGGGGGTGGTTCTAATTAATTAGGAGGGCGCTTAATTAACCACCTCGCGGCTTAATAAAGCTCTTAATTAACCCATTAACCCTCGGAGCCTCACTGGGACTAAttaaggggggggggggcactTCATTCACCAGAATCACCGCGGAGCTAATTAACGGTGGGGGGGAGTGTTCGGAGCCTAACGACCTTCCCCCGCGCCTTAATTAACCCTTTAATTAGCGATTAATTaagtcccccccccccccttcctggGTTGAATGGAACGGTGCAGCGGCTGGGCGGGGCCAAGCTCCGCGGCGCCTCGCCATCTGATTGGCTGAGGCGCGGACAGACGCGCGCCGATTGGCCGAGGCGGGGGCGGTGGGCGGGGTTAAAGCGCGGTGTCTCCCCTCCCGGCAGTGGCCGCGTCCACCATGACTCGCTTGTCCCGGTCCCGAACCGCTTCGGTCGCCAGTTCCGGCTCGGCCGAAGGCGAACGGGGCCGGAGCCGAACCCTGTCCCGCGGCAGCGTCGGGGGAGGACCCGGGAGCCCTTGATCCGCCCCTTCCCCGGTAACGGAGGGACCGCCCGAACCGAACCCGGCGGCGCTTCGGCTCCTTCCGTCCCCCCCTCGGGTGTTTCCGTCCCCCCTCGGGTGTTTCCGTCACCTCTCGGGTGTTTCCGTCACCTCTCGGATCCTTCCGCCCAACGTCCGACGGCCGGATCTAGACgggaggggcactgggagttactgggaggggggttgggggttactgggagggactgggagcgactgggagggggtttggggttactgggagggactgggagcgactgggagggagttgggggttactgggagtcactgatagggggtttgggggttactgggagggactgggagcgactgggagggtgtttgggggttactgggagcgactgggagggggtttgaggttactgggagcgactgggagggggtttgaggttactgggagggactgggagcgactgggagggggtttgggggttactgggagtcactggagggtaTTTGGGGGTACTgggagagactgagagggggttgggggttactaggagttactgggagtcactggagggtggGGGGTTCCTGGGAGTTACTGGAAGTCACTGGGAGGGActtggaggggtttgggggttactgggagtcactggagggtgtttgggggttactgggagctactgagagggggtttgggggtaactgagagttactgggagctactgggaattAGTGGGAAGGGGTCTGGAgcttactgggagctactgggaagaggtttgaggttactgggatttactgggaggggtttggggtcactgggagttactgggagggggtttggggtaactgggagctactgggaggggctttgggggctactgggagttactgggagggggtttggggtaactgggggctactgggagggagtttggagtaactgggagctactgggagttactgggagggggtttgggggttactggtagttactgggagggggtttgggggttactgggagctactgggaggggctttggagGATCCTTCTCCCCCAGAGCCGGATCTAGATGTGCCCCAATGGGATTCCTCCACCAACGAGGTTTGGCCCCTTTCCCCGCGGATCCTTCCGCCACTCAATAAAAGCCGCCGCTCCATTATGTCAACTGGGTTGAACTGTGATGGACTGGGGAGACTCTTGcatccaaaccccaccaaactggAACTCTTACACACCaagttgcaccaaaacctcactttttcctctcggaaatgcctcaaaaccccacttttcacctcaaaactccacccaaaccccacttttcccctcagaattgccccaaaacctcacttttcccctcaaaaccccacatttcctctcagaattgccccaaaacctcattttatccctcagaaatagcccaaaacctcactttaacTCCCAAAACTTCacccaaatcacacttttcccctcagaattgtcccaaaccctcattttatccccgcaaattgccccaaaacctcattttatccctcagaaatagcccaaaacctcacttttccactcaaaactttACCCAAATctaacttttcccctcagaaataccccaaaaccccacttttcccctcaaaactccaccaaaaccccacttttcccctcagaattgctccaaaacctcattttatgcctcagaaataccccaaaacctcgcttttcccctcaaaatgtcactcaaatcacacttttcccctcagaaataccccaaaaccccacttttcccctcagaaataccccaaatcctcacttttcacctcaaaactccaccaaaaccccacttttcccctcagaattgccacaaaccctcattttatccctcagaaataccccaaaacctcattttatccccccaaattgccccaaaac
This window contains:
- the LOC133629458 gene encoding protein NDRG2-like; this encodes MDPGPVADLGLRNFRGDLRLQRSGASSLHCPMLLVVGQNSPDEDAVVECIVKLDPTQTPFLKMADGGGQPQLTQPSKLTEAFKYFVQGMGNMAASTMTRLSRSRTASVASSGSAEGERGRSRTLSRGSVGGGPGSP